The Callithrix jacchus isolate 240 chromosome X, calJac240_pri, whole genome shotgun sequence genome contains a region encoding:
- the LOC100415579 gene encoding putative G antigen family E member 3: MSEHVRTRSQSSERGNDEEPSQPVEPVIVQQPTEEKRQEEEPPTETQGIAPSGVIENEGAPAVQGPDVQALQQELALLKIEDEPGDGPDVREEIPPTFDLTEVLEAGDGQP, from the exons ATGAGTGAGCATGTAAGAACAAGATCCCAATCCTCAGAAAGAGGAAATGACGAAGAGCCTTCCCAGCCAGTTGAACCTGTGATT GTCCAGCAGCCCACTGAGGAAAAACGTCAAGAAGAGGAACCACCAACTGAAACTCAGGGTATTGCACCTAGTGGTGTGATCGAAAATGAAGGAGCACCTGCTGTTCAAG GGCCTGATGTGCAAGCTCTTCAACAGGAGCTAGCTCTGCTTAAGATAGAGGATGAGCCTGGAGATGGTCCAGATGTCAGAGAGGAGATTCCACCCACTTTTGATCTCACTGAAGTGCTGGAAGCAG gtGATGGGCAACCATAG